TCTGCTCCGTGAAATTCAACTGATTTTTTTCCTTTTGTTCCTTATTTATATCATTTAGGTCTTCCTTCTGTTCTTTGAACTTCTCTAAAGACTTATCTAAATTGTTTATAAGGGATTGCTGGGATTCCAACTCTTTATTCCGTAATTGATCCTCATCTAATAAAGACAAAGAAAACACCTGAGATTTGGTAGCCTTGCCTTTGTGAATAGCATCATTATCTACCGCTACAAAATAAAAGCTATACTTTTTATCTGCCTCTAATTGCAGGCCTGAAGGAAACGTGTAATAAAACTGATCAAAATTAGAACTAGGATTACCCAACACTATAATTTGCCTGTTCTCTGGATCATCGTCAGCATAACAAACCAATTTAATACTGTTTAGTTTATAATCATCAGCGGCCTCTCCAACATAGTATCCTACATTAGGATTAAGTGTATCTAATACTTGCTTTACCTTTATTGAGGGATACGCATCTTTAACCACGGTAAACTTGTAACTTAATTTCTCATAATCCGATACATTCGTATTGGATGTTGTTACCTCATAATTCAAATCGTTATACACCCGTTTATGAATGCTAAAATCGTTTTCATTTTTTAAAAAATTCTGAACGGTATCGGCAGTAATTAATTTGATAACTTCAGTATTCTCACCTGAAACCACCCAAGTAACCTTGGTCCCTTCTGGAAATACAGCGTTGCCCGTACTTTTTAAGGTATCCGATGGTTTGCCTGTATAGTTTGGGTAATCCAACTTCACTTGAAAATCCTTTATTACAGGAGTCTTAAGAACATCCAATTTGTAATGCTTAGAACGTATTCCATTGCCCATAAAATGAAAATCAATAAACTTCAAAGGGGGCGTAAATGTATAATGGTACCTACCGTTATCTTCTTGTAAAATAGATTGTTTACCATCTATAATAATAAATACTGTTTCCGGCTTAACAACACCTTCAGTAGTCACTTGAAGCGAAAATTCCTTAGAATCCAATACACTTAACTCATTGGATAATAAATGAAACGAAAAAGGAGCCGGTGGCTCATAAGCCATGTTATAATTTACAACGCGATCTACAGAACCAAAAAAAGGTTTGAGATTACCCGATATGCCAATAACAAACACCACCAATGCCGGAATAACAAGGTATTTCAAATATTTTAAGTTATCCTTAAATTCTACTGCCTTCGTAAACGGCACTAAACGCATACGTTCACTCCTCTGTTCAATACTAGCCAACAATAATTCCGATTGGTTTTTGTCCTCTCCTAAGTCAATAAGATTATATAGCTTATCGCCTACTTCAGGAAAATGTTTGCCTATCAAAACAGAAGCTTCTCTGTTACTAATACCCTGTTTTAACCGAAACAGATAGAATAAAGGCGTTAGAATGTATTTGAACAATAAGGACAGCTCAATACACACAAATAGCACTAACAGCACTAAGCGGCCCGTAGAATTGAGCCAAAGCAGGTATTCAACACCAAGAACAACGAAAAAGAAGAGGGCGCCGAAGGCTACAAACAACAATATGCCCTTAATAAGCATTTTGGTATAGTACTTTCTGACAAAACCGTTCAGCTTTTGAAGTATGTTCTGATAACCATTCATAGATTGTAAAGATACAGAAAAAAGCACCTGAGCCCTTAGAACCTACCCTAAGCCCTTTATGCTGTGGTTTCATATGTTTACTTTGTGGAGATAAGGAGCTTTTTATACCTTTGCGCCATAAATTTTTAGCCATGAGCCAAAGAGTACGCGTACGTTTTGCACCAAGCCCTACAGGGCCATTGCATATAGGTGGTGTCCGCACTGCCCTATTCAATTATTTATTCGCCAAAAAGCACGGTGGAGACTTTATTTTGAGAATAGAAGACACTGATCAAAACCGGTATGTTGAAGGTGCAGAACAGTATATTATTGACGCGCTAAACTGGTGTGGACTTACTTTTGACGAAGGGCCTGGTATAAAAGGTGATTTTGGCCCCTACAGACAAAGCGAGCGTAAACACCTTTACAAACAATATGTTGAAGAACTAATAGCTAACGGAAAAGCGTATTACGCCTTTGACACCGCAGAAAAGTTAGATGCTCACCGTAAAGATCACGAGGCAAAAGGCAAAACCTTTATCTATAACTGGCACAACCGCTTAAAACTAGATAACTCCCTATCCCTAATGCCAGAAGATGTTCAAAAACGCCTAGATGAAGGTGAAGATTATGTGGTTCGTTTTTTAACGCCGCCAGATGAAAAACTACATTTAAAGGATATTGTTAGAGGCACTATTGAAATAGACACTAATGTTTTAGACGATAAAGTTCTTTTCAAAAGTGACGGAATGCCTACCTATCACCTTGCCAACATTGTAGATGACCATTTAATGGAAATTACACACGTTATTCGTGGTGAGGAGTGGTTGCCTTCTTTAGCACTACACCAGCAATTATACGATGCTTTTGGGTGGAATGCCCCTGAATTTGCTCACCTACCCTTAATAATGAAACCTGTAGGAAAAGGGAAACTTAGCAAACGTGACGGTGAAAAAATGGGATTCCCTGTATTTCCATTAAGCTGGAATGAATCTATTGGATACAAAGAAGAAGGTTATTTCTCCGAAGCTGTTGTTAATTTCTTAGCTCTTTTAGGCTGGAACCCTGGTACGGAACAAGAAATTTTTAGTCTTGAGGAATTGGTAGAAACGTTCAGCCTACAGCGGGTTAACAAGTCCGGAGCTCGTTTTGACCCTGACAAAACCAAATGGTACAATCAGCAATACCTACAGACCAAGTCCGATGCTGAATTAGCTAAATTATATGTCGATATTTTAAAACAGAAATCTATTTCGGTAGATGAAAAAGCAGATGACTATCTCGAAAAGGTGGTTGGATTAATAAAGGAACGCGCGGTATTCGTTGCTGACTTCTGGGATTTATCCGATTACTTCTTCCTAGCACCTACTTCATACAATGAAAAAGCCGTTAAAAAACAGTGGAAAGAAGGTACTCCTGAAAGTCTAAACCGTTTGGTATCAGTACTAAAAGGAATTTCAGATTTCTCATCTGAAAATGTTGAAACTACTGTTAAGGCTTGGATTGGCAAAGAAGAACTATCCTTCGGTAAAGTAATGCCACCACTACGTTTAGTGATTGTTGGTGATATGAAAGGCCCGCATTTATTTGATATCATGGCCATGATCGGTAAAGAAGATAGTATAGCTCGCATTCAAAAAGCAATTACCACTTTAGCCTAAAATTACAAGGGAATATACCTAACCATAAGCGCCTGAATAGTTCATTCTATTCAGGCTTTTTTTATGCCCGCAACAATCAAAACGCGACTAATGTAACAAACACAAGAAAATTACTACATATCAATAAAGCGTTTCGTAAATTCATTCCGTTAACTTAAACTTTAAAAATTATGGGCAGTTTTATTTGGATACCTATTCTATTCTTTGTCGTGGTGACTATTCTCTCCGGCGTATTTATTGTGAAACAGCAAACTGCGGTTTTGATTGAAACATTCGGGAAGTTTACCAGTGTTAGACAATCGGGAATTCAGTTTAAAATACCTTATGTACAGCGTATTGCAGCAAGAGTGAGCTTAAAAATTCAGCAATTAGACGTTATCATTGAAACTAAAACATTGGATGACGTTTTTGTAAAATTGAAAGTTTCGGTTCAATATGTAGTGATTCGGGAAAAGGTATATGATGCCTTTTATAAGTTGGAATATCCGCACGAACAAATTACCTCGTATGTATTTGATGTAGTACGTGCCGAGGTTCCTAAAATGAAGCTAGACGACGTTTTCGTAAAGAAAGATGATATTGCCATAGCCGTAAAATCTGAATTACAGGAA
This genomic interval from Zobellia roscoffensis contains the following:
- the gltX gene encoding glutamate--tRNA ligase — translated: MSQRVRVRFAPSPTGPLHIGGVRTALFNYLFAKKHGGDFILRIEDTDQNRYVEGAEQYIIDALNWCGLTFDEGPGIKGDFGPYRQSERKHLYKQYVEELIANGKAYYAFDTAEKLDAHRKDHEAKGKTFIYNWHNRLKLDNSLSLMPEDVQKRLDEGEDYVVRFLTPPDEKLHLKDIVRGTIEIDTNVLDDKVLFKSDGMPTYHLANIVDDHLMEITHVIRGEEWLPSLALHQQLYDAFGWNAPEFAHLPLIMKPVGKGKLSKRDGEKMGFPVFPLSWNESIGYKEEGYFSEAVVNFLALLGWNPGTEQEIFSLEELVETFSLQRVNKSGARFDPDKTKWYNQQYLQTKSDAELAKLYVDILKQKSISVDEKADDYLEKVVGLIKERAVFVADFWDLSDYFFLAPTSYNEKAVKKQWKEGTPESLNRLVSVLKGISDFSSENVETTVKAWIGKEELSFGKVMPPLRLVIVGDMKGPHLFDIMAMIGKEDSIARIQKAITTLA